The following proteins come from a genomic window of Polaribacter dokdonensis:
- a CDS encoding heme NO-binding domain-containing protein, with protein MKGIVFTEFLDLVEDKFGMEMVDSIIEASELESEGVYTSIGTYNFSEMLSLLSNLSERTNITIDDLLLVYGEHFFSVIERSYIGLVDTYNDPIEMLASIENHIHVEVRKIYPEAELPTFIVEEKSKDLLIMVYKSSRAMYYFGLGLMNRTFKHFNTTAEITLEKIAEDGTEVRFIIRRN; from the coding sequence ATGAAAGGAATTGTATTTACTGAATTTTTAGATCTTGTAGAAGATAAATTTGGTATGGAAATGGTAGACTCAATTATTGAGGCTTCAGAATTAGAATCAGAAGGAGTATACACGTCTATTGGGACTTATAATTTCTCAGAAATGCTTTCTCTTTTAAGCAACTTAAGCGAACGTACTAACATTACTATTGATGATTTGTTATTGGTTTATGGAGAACATTTTTTTTCAGTTATAGAAAGAAGTTATATAGGATTGGTAGACACGTATAATGACCCGATAGAAATGTTGGCTTCAATAGAAAACCATATTCATGTCGAAGTTCGAAAAATTTATCCAGAAGCAGAGTTACCAACTTTTATTGTAGAAGAAAAATCTAAAGATTTACTAATAATGGTATACAAATCAAGCAGGGCAATGTATTATTTTGGCTTAGGTTTAATGAATAGAACATTCAAACATTTTAATACCACAGCAGAAATTACTTTAGAAAAGATTGCAGAAGATGGAACAGAAGTAAGATTTATTATTCGTAGAAATTAG